From the Silurus meridionalis isolate SWU-2019-XX chromosome 5, ASM1480568v1, whole genome shotgun sequence genome, one window contains:
- the asb12b gene encoding ankyrin repeat and SOCS box protein 12b, whose protein sequence is MTMETSIKMSLMDITKIFSLLQPKAEEEDGCQQLNEAIAENNHKRLAELLSQEHYRRCINSRSGWGIPSTPLKTAAAHGHLHCLDCLLAHGAEVDSLDVKAQTPLFTAVSGKHLDCVSALLKAGADPNGSEYNNCSPVLTAAREGYVDILKELLCYGAETNVRAKVPDWASNATTCRGPLYIAAIYGHLECFKLLLLHGADPDYNCKDEKIISRIKQSNTVLDTCLKYGCQSEYIQLLIDFGANVYISMAVMDKTREKGEAIMLLLRERVFPKSLMSQIRLAIRKYLSTAHKLDSIDMLDIPQILKNYLKHTT, encoded by the exons ATGACGATGGAAACTTCCATTAAAATGAGTTTAATGGATATTACCAAGATTTTCTCTCTCCTCCAACCCAAAGCTGAGGAAGAAGATGGTTGTCAGCAGTTAAATGAGGCCATTGCTGAGAATAATCACAAACGTCTGGCTGAACTGCTTTCTCAAGAACACTACAGGAGATGTATCAATAGCAGAAGTGGCTGGGGAATACCAAGTACACCACTAAAAACTGCAGCTGCTCATGGTCACCTCCACTGCCTGGACTGCCTCTTAGCCCATGGTGCGGAGGTGGACAGCTTGGATGTAAAAGCCCAGACTCCTCTTTTTACAGCTGTTAGTGGCAAACACCTTGACTGTGTCTCTGCATTGCTCAAAGCTGGTGCTGACCCGAATGGAAGCGAATATAACAACTGTTCTCCAGTGTTAACTGCAGCCAGAGAGGGATATGTAGATATTTTAAAAGAGCTTCTCTGTTATGGTGCTGAGACAAATGTCCGAGCCAAAGTTCCGGACTGGGCTTCCAATGCCACAACATGCCGAGGGCCTCTCTACATCGCTGCCATTTACGGGCACCTGGAATGCTTCAAACTACTGCTGCTACATGGTGCAGATCCAGACTACAACTGTaaagatgaaaaaataataTCAAGGATCAAACAGTCCAACACAGTGCTGGACACGTGTCTTAAATATGGATGCCAATCTGAATATATTCAACTCCTTATAGACTTTGGAGCCAACGTCTACATCTCAATGGCAGTTATGGATAAAACGAGAGAGAAGGGGGAGGCTATAATGCTGCTGCTTAGAGAAAGAG TCTTTCCCAAATCACTGATGTCTCAGATTCGGCTTGCAATACGGAAGTACCTTTCTACTGCACACAAATTGGACTCAATTGATATGCTGGATATTCCACAAATCctgaaaaattatttgaaacatACCACTTGA